The Oncorhynchus kisutch isolate 150728-3 linkage group LG20, Okis_V2, whole genome shotgun sequence genome has a segment encoding these proteins:
- the cfap119 gene encoding cilia- and flagella-associated protein 119 isoform X1 produces MQISFKSINLYLTREMNLAGKIKEPDPLNPKVLLWADVSYSDMEEIENTKAIPELERSLSLFVATHTKSRTLWLTGYFLLRTLCCVLGVNIPEPRRRVLLELYVHTVLFCRESNFNREQTSVLLSIVKSMHQANTETPLNNMGHCYAYCSELLLCHSVRRPPFSISLFSSEDVTQILKYLLNTYFRHYNLYKYIFTPQVRLDMSFSYSGMPDEDPVTETVSSDGYGKKENEPETAEGEQPIEAMNTGPEVANTDPSPKSELRTIIQQEMREEMIHMSRQLEQRLKESADRLNSALTSLETNLQGKK; encoded by the exons ATGCAAATTAGCTTCAAATCTATTAATTTATATTTAACCAGAGAAATGAATTTGGCTGGGAAAATAAAG GAACCTGACCCCCTGAACCCAAAAGTCTTGCTATG GGCAGATGTAAGCTACAGTGACATGGAGGAAATTGAAAACACCAAGGCCATACCGGAGCTAGAGAGGTCTCTATCCTTGTTTGTGGCCACACACACAAAATCCCGGACATTGTGGTTAACTGGTTACTTTTTACTCAGAACTCTATGCTGTGTGCTGGGAGTAAACATTCCTGAGCCAAGGAGGAGAGTCCTGCTGGAGCTCTATGTCCACACAGTGCTGTTCTGTAGAGAGAGCAACTTCAACAGGGAGCAGacatctgtcctcctctccatcgTCAAGAGCATGCATCAGGCTAACACTG AAACTCCACTCAACAATATGGGCCATTGCTATGCATACTGCAGTGAACTACtgctctgtcactctgtcagg AGGCCTCCCTTCAGTATCAGCCTGTTCAGCTCTGAGGACGTGACCCAGATCTTGAAGTATCTCCTTAACACCTATTTTAGACATTACAATCTGTACAAGTACATATTCACCCCTCAG GTTAGATTGGATATGTCTTTTTCCTACTCTGGCATGCCAGACGAAgaccctgtcactgagacagtaTCATCAG ATGGGTACGGCAAGAAGGAAAACGAGCCAGAGACGGCAGAAGGGGAGCAGCCCATTGAAGCAATGAACACAGGTCCAGAGGTGGCTAATACAG ATCCATCGCCCAAGTCAGAGTTGAGGACGATAATACAACAGGAAATGAGAGAGGAGATGATACATATGTCAAGGCAACTAGAGCAACGATTGAAGGAAAGTGCAGATCGGCTAAATAGTGCACTTACTTCACTGGAGACCAATCTCCAAGGCAAaaaataa
- the cfap119 gene encoding cilia- and flagella-associated protein 119 isoform X2, with translation MQISFKSINLYLTREMNLAGKIKEPDPLNPKVLLWADVSYSDMEEIENTKAIPELERTLCCVLGVNIPEPRRRVLLELYVHTVLFCRESNFNREQTSVLLSIVKSMHQANTETPLNNMGHCYAYCSELLLCHSVRRPPFSISLFSSEDVTQILKYLLNTYFRHYNLYKYIFTPQVRLDMSFSYSGMPDEDPVTETVSSDGYGKKENEPETAEGEQPIEAMNTGPEVANTDPSPKSELRTIIQQEMREEMIHMSRQLEQRLKESADRLNSALTSLETNLQGKK, from the exons ATGCAAATTAGCTTCAAATCTATTAATTTATATTTAACCAGAGAAATGAATTTGGCTGGGAAAATAAAG GAACCTGACCCCCTGAACCCAAAAGTCTTGCTATG GGCAGATGTAAGCTACAGTGACATGGAGGAAATTGAAAACACCAAGGCCATACCGGAGCTAGAGAG AACTCTATGCTGTGTGCTGGGAGTAAACATTCCTGAGCCAAGGAGGAGAGTCCTGCTGGAGCTCTATGTCCACACAGTGCTGTTCTGTAGAGAGAGCAACTTCAACAGGGAGCAGacatctgtcctcctctccatcgTCAAGAGCATGCATCAGGCTAACACTG AAACTCCACTCAACAATATGGGCCATTGCTATGCATACTGCAGTGAACTACtgctctgtcactctgtcagg AGGCCTCCCTTCAGTATCAGCCTGTTCAGCTCTGAGGACGTGACCCAGATCTTGAAGTATCTCCTTAACACCTATTTTAGACATTACAATCTGTACAAGTACATATTCACCCCTCAG GTTAGATTGGATATGTCTTTTTCCTACTCTGGCATGCCAGACGAAgaccctgtcactgagacagtaTCATCAG ATGGGTACGGCAAGAAGGAAAACGAGCCAGAGACGGCAGAAGGGGAGCAGCCCATTGAAGCAATGAACACAGGTCCAGAGGTGGCTAATACAG ATCCATCGCCCAAGTCAGAGTTGAGGACGATAATACAACAGGAAATGAGAGAGGAGATGATACATATGTCAAGGCAACTAGAGCAACGATTGAAGGAAAGTGCAGATCGGCTAAATAGTGCACTTACTTCACTGGAGACCAATCTCCAAGGCAAaaaataa